In Ascaphus truei isolate aAscTru1 chromosome 21, aAscTru1.hap1, whole genome shotgun sequence, one DNA window encodes the following:
- the SPTAN1 gene encoding spectrin alpha chain, non-erythrocytic 1 isoform X1 has protein sequence MDSCGVKVLETADDIQERRQQVLDRYLRFKELSTVRRQKLEDSYRFQFFQRDADELEKWIQEKLQIASDENYKDPTNLQGKLQKHQAFEAEVQANAGAIVKLDETGNLMISEGHFASETIRTRLVELHRLWELLLLKMREKGVKLQQAQKLVQYLRECEDVLDWINDKEAIVTSEELGQDLEHVEVLQKKFEEFQTDLAAHEERVNEVNQFASKLVQEEHPELDLIKTKQDEVNAGWQRLKGLALQRQGKLFGAAEVQRFNRDVDETIGWIREKEQLMASDDFGRDLASVQALLRKHEGLERDLAALEEKVKALCTESDRLQQSHPQNAPQIQVKGEELITNWEQIRTLAAERHTRLNDSYKLQRFLADFRDLTSWVTEMKALINADELANDVAGAEALLDRHQEHKGEIDAHEDSFKSADAAGLLLLSAGHYASDEVREKITILTEERATLLELWELRRQQYEQCMDLQLFYRDTEQVDNWMSKQEAFLLNEDLGDSLDSVEALLKKHEDFEKSLSAQEEKITALDEFATKLIQNNHYAMEDVATRRDALLSRRNALHERALYRRTQLADSFHLQQFFRDSDELKSWVNEKMKTATDEAYKDPSNLQGKVQKHQAFEAELSANQSRIEALENSGQKLIDVNHYASDEVATRMNDVITLWKKLLEATELKGIKLREANQQQQFNRNVEDIELWLYEVEGHLASDDYGKDLTNVQNLQKKHALLEADVAAHQDRIDGITIQARQFQDAGHFDADNIRKKQEALVGRYDTLKEPMVARKQKLSDSLRLQQLFRDIEDEETWIREKEPIAASTNRGKDLIGVQNLLKKHQALQAEIAGHEPRIKAVSQKGDSMISEGHFASDEVKAKLRELTQKWESLKGKASQRRQDLEDSLQAQQYFADANEAESWMREKEPIVGSTDYGKDEDSAEALLKKHEALMSDLRAYGSSIQALTEQAQSCRQQVAPTDDETGKELVLALYDYQEKSPREVTMKKGDILTLLNSTNKDWWKVEVNDRQGFVPAAYVKKLDPAQSASRENLLEEQGNIALRQEQIDGQTLLSKEAGSVSLRMKQVSELYHNILEMGEKRKDMLGKSCKKFMLFREANELQQWINEKESALTNEEVGTDLEQVEVLQKKFDDFQKDLKANESRLKDINKVADDLESEGLMTEEVQPVQAVQAMQTQEVYGMQRDEGDSKSASPWKSVRTAVHSVATFNSIKDLNARWRSLQQMAEERSQLLGSAHEVQRFHRDADETKEWIEEKNQALNTDSYGHDLASVQALQRKHEGFERDLAALGDKVNSLGETAERLIQSHPESAEDIQEKCTELNQAWNSLGKRADQRKEKLGDSHDLQRFLSDFRDLMSWINGIRGLVSSDELARDVTGAEALLERHQEHRTEIDARAGTFQAFEQFGQQLLARGHYASPEIKEKLDVLDQERASLEKAWVQRRMTLDQCLELQLFNRDCEQAENWMAAREAFLNSEDKGDSLDSVEALIKKHEDFDKAINVQEEKIAALQSFADQLIAADHYSKGDIASRRNEVLDRWRRLKAQMIEKRSKLGESQTLQQFSRDVDEIEAWISEKLQTASDESYKDPTNIQLSKLLSKHQKHQAFEAELHANADRIRGVIDMGNSLIERGACAGSEDAVKVRLAALHDQWQFLVHKSAEKSQKLKEANRQQNFNTGIKDFDFWLSEIEALLASEDYGKDLASVNNLLKKHQLLEADISAHEDRLKDLNGQADSLMTSSAFDTSQVKDKRTAINDRFLRIKSMASARRGRLNESHRLHQFFRDLDDEESWIKEKKLLVSSDDYGRDLTGVQNLRKKHKRLEAELAAHEPAIQAMLDTGKKLADDNTIGKDEIQQRLAQFVEHWKELKQLAAARGQRLEESLEYQQFVANVEEEEAWINEKMTLVASEDYGDTLAAIQGLLKKHEAFETDFTVHKDRVHDVCANGEDLIQKNNHHVENISAKMKGLRGKVAELEKAAAQRKAKLDENSAFLQFNWKADVVESWIGEKENSLKTDDYGRDLSSVQTLLTKQETFDAGLQAFQQEGITNITALKDRLLAAKHVQSRAIETRHASLMKRWHQLLDNSAARKKKLLEAQEHYRKVEDLFLTFAKKASAFNSWFENAEEDLTDPVRCNSLEEIKALREAHDAFRNSLSSAQTDFNQLAELDRQIKGFRVASNPYTWFTMEALEETWRNLQKIIKERELELQKEQRRQEENDKLRQEFAQHANAFHQWIQETRTYLLDGIAYRRVIRVYQYEVGDDLSGRSCMVEESGTLESQLEATKRKHQEIRAMRSQLKKIEDLGAAMEEALILDNKYTEHSTVGLAQQWDQLDQLGMRMQHNLEQQIQARNTTGVTEEALKEFSMMFKHFDKDKSGRLNHQEFKSCLRSLGYDLPMVEEGEPDPEFEAILDTVDPNRDGHVSLQEYMAFMISRETENVKSSEEIESAFRALSVEQKPYVTKEELYQNLSREQADYCISHMKPYMDSKGRELTTSYDYVEFTRSLFVN, from the exons ATGGATTCATGCGGAGTTAAAGTGCTGGAGACGGCAGATGACATCCAGGAGAGACGCCAGCAAGTCTTGGACCGTTACCTGCGTTTCAAGGAGCTCTCTACCGTGCGGCGGCAGAAGTTGGAGGATTCCTACCGCTTCCAGTTCTTCCAGCGCGATGCAGACGAGCTGGAGAAATGGATCCAGGAGAAACTCCAGATCGCATCAGATGAGAACTACAAAGATCCGACTAACCTGCAG GGGAAGCTGCAGAAACACCAGGCCTTCGAGGCAGAAGTCCAGGCGAACGCGGGAGCCATCGTTAAACTGGACGAGACTGGAAACCTGATGATTTCCGAGGGGCATTTTGCATCGGAGACCATAAGG ACCCGGCTGGTGGAGCTGCACCGCCTGTGGGAACTGCTGCTCCTGAAAATGCGAGAGAAGGGGGTCAAACTGCAGCAGGCTCAGAAGCTGGTGCAGTACCTGCGGGAGTGCGAGGACGTGCTGGACTGGATCAATGACAAG GAGGCGATCGTCACGTCCGAGGAACTCGGGCAGGACCTGGAGCACGTGGAAGTTTTACAGAAGAAGTTTGAAGAATTTCAGACGGACCTGGCCGCTCACGAGGAAAGGGTTAACGAAGTCAACCAGTTTGCGAGCAAGCTCGTCCAG GAGGAACACCCCGAACTGGATTTGATCAAGACCAAACAAGATGAGGTGAACGCCGGCTGGCAGCGCCTGAAGGGGCTGGCTCTCCAGAGGCAGGGGAAGCTGTTCGGAGCTGCGGAGGTTCAGCGCTTCAACAG AGATGTAGATGAAACCATTGGTTGGATCCGAGAGAAGGAGCAGCTGATGGCATCCGATGACTTCGGCAGAGACCTGGCCAGCGTACAAGCCCTTCTCCGTAAGCACGAGGGTCTGGAGCGGGACCTGGCCGCACTGGAGGAAAAG GTGAAGGCTTTATGCACAGAGTCGGACCGCCTGCAGCAGTCGCACCCACAGAACGCCCCCCAGATTCAGGTGAAGGGAGAAGAGCTGATCACAAACTGGGAGCAAATCCGCACCCTGGCAGCAGAACGTCACACTCGCCTCAACGACTCTTACAA gctgcagcGATTCCTTGCGGACTTCAGGGACCTGACCAGCTGGGTGACCGAAATGAAAGCGCTCATCAACGCTGACGAGCTCGCTAACGATGTGGCTGGAGCCGAGGCTCTGCTGGATAGGCACCAGGAGCACAAG GGTGAAATAGATGCTCACGAGGACAGTTTTAAATCTGCGGATGCAGCGGGACTGCTCTTGCTCAGTGCTGGACATTATGCCTCCGATGAAGTCAGGGAGAAG ATCACCATCCTAACAGAAGAGAGAGCTACCCTTCTGGAGCTGTGGGAACTCCGCCGACAACAGTACGAACAGTGCATGGACCTGCAGCTTTTCTACAGAGACACCGAGCAGGTGGACAACTGGATGAGCAAGCAAGAG GCCTTCCTGCTCAACGAGGATTTGGGAGATTCTCTGGACAGTGTGGAAGCTCTTCTGAAAAAACATGAGGACTTTGAGAAGTCTCTCAGTGCCCAGGAAGAGAAAATCACG GCCCTGGATGAGTTTGCTACAAAGCTGATCCAGAATAACCACTATGCCATGGAGGATGTAGCTACTCGCAGAGATGCG CTGCTGAGCCGCCGTAATGCCCTCCACGAACGGGCGCTCTACCGCCGCACCCAGCTGGCAGACTCCTTCCACCTGCAGCAATTCTTCCGCGACTCGGACGAGCTGAAGAGCTGGGTCAACGAGAAGATGAAAACTGCAACGGATGAGGCATacaag GACCCGTCCAACCTCCAGGGGAAGGTGCAGAAGCACCAGGCTTTCGAGGCGGAGCTCTCTGCTAACCAGAGCCGCATCGAAGCTCTGGAGAACTCTGGGCAGAAGCTAATCGATGTCAACCATTACGCATCCGACGAGGTGGCCACGCGCAtgaatgacgtcatcacgctgtggAAGAAGCTGCTGGAAGCTACAGAACTGAAAG GTATAAAGCTGCGTGAAGCCAACCAACAGCAGCAGTTCAACCGTAATGTGGAGGACATTGAGCTCTGGCTGTATGAGGTGGAGGGACACCTGGCTTCAGATGACTATGGCAAAGACTTGACCAATGTGCAGAACCTGCAGAAGAAGCACGCTTTGCTGGAAGCGGACGTTGCAGCTCACCAG gATCGTATTGATGGAATCACCATCCAGGCGCGTCAGTTCCAAGACGCAGGCCACTTTGACGCAGATAACATCAGGAAGAAGCAGGAGGCACTTGTTGGGAGGTACGACACACTGAAGGAGCCCATGGTCGCCCGCAAGCAGAAGCTGTCCGATTCTCTCCGTCTGCAACAGCTTTTCAGAGACATTGAAGACGAGGAGACCTGGATAAGGGAGAAGGAACCCATTGCAGCCTCTACCAACAGGG GCAAGGATTTGATTGGTGTCCAGAACCTGCTGAAGAAGCACCAAGCCCTGCAAGCCGAGATAGCCGGACACGAGCCCCGCATTAAAGCCGTTTCCCAGAAGGGAGACTCGATGATCAGCGAAG GCCACTTTGCTTCTGACGAGGTCAAGGCGAAGCTGAGGGAGCTGACCCAGAAGTGGGAGTCTCTGAAGGGCAAAGCGTCCCAGCGCCGGCAGGACCTGGAGGACTCCCTGCAAGCGCAGCAGTACTTTGCCGACGCCAACGAGGCCGAATCCTGGATGCGCGAGAAGGAGCCCATCGTCGGCAGCACGGACTACGGAAAGGACGAGGACTCGGCCGAG GCGCTTCTGAAGAAGCACGAAGCTCTTATGTCTGATCTCCGCGCATATGGAAGCAGCATCCAGGCCCTGACGGAGCAGGCTCAGTCCTGCAGG CAACAAGTTGCCCCAACGGATGACGAGACTGGGAAGGAGCTGGTGCTGGCACTGTATGATTATCAGGAGAAGAGTCCTCGGGAGGTCACCATGAAGAAGGGCGACATCCTCACACTGCTTAACAGCACCAACAAG GACTGGTGGAAGGTGGAAGTGAACGATCGGCAGGGCTTCGTGCCAGCTGCGTACGTGAAGAAGCTGGACCCAGCGCAGTCTGCATCCCGGGAGAACCTGCTAGAGGAACAGGGAAACATCGCTCTGCGACAGGAGCAGATTGATGGCCA GACTCTCTTATCTAAGGAAGCTGGCAGTGTTTCTCTGCGTATGAAACAGGTTTCAGAACT GTACCACAACATCCTGGAGATGGGCGAGAAACGcaaggacatgctggggaagaGCTGCAAGAAGTTCATGCTGTTCCGCGAGGCCAACGAGCTGCAGCAGTGGATTAACGAGAAGGAATCTGCTCTCACCAACGAGGAGGTGGGCACGGACCTggagcaggtggaggtgctgcagaAGAAGTTTGACGATTTCCAGAAG GACTTGAAAGCGAATGAATCGCGCCTGAAGGACATCAACAAGGTCGCCGACGACCTGGAATCGGAAGGGCTGATGACAGAGGAAGTGCAGCCAGTGCAGGCAGTGCAGGCAATGCAGACACAG gAGGTGTACGGGATGCAGAGG GATGAAGGCGACTCCAAGTCCGCCTCTCCGTGGAAG TCTGTTCGGACGGCCGTTCACTCTGTGGCTACCTTCAACTCTATCAAG GATCTGAATGCGCGCTGGAGATCCCTGCAGCAGATGGCAGAGGAGAGGAGCCAGCTTTTGGGCAGCGCCCACGAAGTCCAGAGATTCCACAG AGATGCCGATGAGACAAAAGAATGGATTGAAGAGAAGAATCAGGCTTTGAATACAGACAGCTATGGACATGACTTGGCCAGTGTTCAGGCTCTACAGCGCAAACATGAGGGGTTCGAGAGAGATCTGGCGGCTCTGGGAGATAAG GTCAACTCCCTGGGAGAGACGGCCGAGCGTCTGATCCAGTCGCACCCAGAGTctgctgaagacatccaggagAAATGCACGGAGCTCAACCAGGCCTGGAACAGCCTCGGCAAACGTGCCGACCAGCGCAAGGAGAAACTGGGAGACTCTCACGACCTGCAGCGTTTCCTAAGTGACTTCAG GGATCTCATGTCTTGGATTAACGGTATCCGGGGCTTGGTGTCATCCGATGAACTCGCCAGGGATGTCACTGGAGCCGAGGCTCTGTTGGAACGGCACCAG GAGCACCGCACAGAGATTGATGCCAGAGCTGGCACTTTCCAGGCCTTTGAGCAGTTTGGGCAGCAGCTGCTGGCTCGTGGGCATTACGCCAGCCCAGAGATCAAGGAGAAGCTGGATGTCTTGGACCAGGAACGCGCAAGCTTGGAAAAGGCCTGGGTGCAGCGCCGGATGACGTTGGATCAATGCTTGGAGCTCCAG CTCTTTAATCGGGACTGCGAGCAGGCAGAGAACTGGATGGCAGCCCGCGAAGCCTTCCTTAACAGCGAAGACAAAGGGGATTCTCTGGACAGTGTGGAGGCGCTTATTAAGAAGCATGAAGACTTTGATAAAGCCATTAATGTCCAG GAAGAGAAGATCGCTGCTCTGCAGTCTTTTGCTGACCAGCTGATCGCTGCCGATCACTACTCCAAAGGGGACATTGCTTCCCGCCGCAATGAGGTCCTGGACAG GTGGCGCCGCCTGAAAGCTCAGATGATTGAGAAGAGGTCCAAGCTGGGAGAGTCTCAGACATTGCAGCAGTTCAGCAGAGATGTGGATGAAATTGAAGCCTGGATCAGCGAGAAGCTGCAGACCGCCAGCGACGAGTCTTATAAGGATCCCACAAACATCCAG CTTTCCAAATTGCTG AGCAAACACCAGAAGCACCAGGCGTTCGAGGCCGAGCTTCACGCCAACGCTGACCGTATCCGCGGCGTCATAGACATGGGGAACTCGCTGATCGAACGCGGCGCCTGCGCCGGCAGCGAGGACGCCGTGAAG gttCGGCTCGCGGCTCTCCACGATCAGTGGCAGTTCCTGGTGCACAAATCTGCAGAAAAGAGCCAGAAACTGAAGGAAGCGAACAGACAGCAGAACTTTAACACCGGCATCAAGGACTTCGATTTCTGGCTGTCGGAG ATCGAGGCTCTGCTGGCATCGGAGGATTATGGGAAGGACCTGGCGTCCGTGAACAACCTTCTTAAGAAGCACCAGCTGTTGGAGGCAGATATCTCTGCCCACGAG gaCCGTCTGAAGGATCTGAACGGGCAGGCGGACAGCCTGATGACCAGCAGCGCCTTCGACACCTCCCAGGTGAAGGACAAACGCACCGCCATCAACGACCGCTTTCTGCGCATCAAAAGCATGGCCTCTGCCCGCCGCGGCAGGCTGAACGAGTCCCACCGCCTGCATCAGTTCTTCAGGGACCTCGATGACGAGGAATCCTGGATCAA ggagaagaaGCTACTGGTCAGTTCGGATGATTACGGCCGGGACTTGACGGGTGTGCAGAACCTGAGGAAGAAGCACAAGAGGCTGGAGGCAGAGTTGGCCGCTCACGAGCCGGCCATCCAGGCGA TGCTGGACACTGGTAAGAAGCTGGCGGATGACAACACTATTGGAAAGGACGAGATTCAGCAGCGCCTGGCGCAGTTTGTGGAGCATTGGAAGGAACTGAAGCAGCTGGCAGCCGCTCG GGGTCAGCGGCTGGAAGAGTCTCTAGAGTATCAGCAGTTCGTAGCCAATGTGGAGGAGGAGGAAGCCTGGATTAATGAGAAGATGACGCTAGTGGCCAGCGAGGACTATGGAGACACTTTGGCCGCCATCCAG GGCTTGCTCAAGAAGCACGAGGCGTTTGAGACCGACTTCACCGTGCATAAGGACAGAGTGCATGACGTCTGTGCTAACGGAGAAGACCTCATCCAGAAG AACAACCACCATGTGGAGAACATAAGCGCCAAGATGAAGGGACTGCGAGGGAAGGTGGCGGAGCTGGAGAAGGCGGCCGCGCAGCGCAAGGCGAAACTTGACGAGAATTCTGCTTTCCTGCAGTTTAACTGGAAGGCGGATGTAGTGGAGTCGTGGATCG GCGAGAAGGAGAACAGTCTGAAGACGGATGACTATGGGAGAGACCTGTCCTCCGTGCAGACTCTCCTCACTAAGCAG gagACCTTCGATGCCGGGCTGCAGGCATTCCAGCAGGAAGGCATCACCAACATCACCGCGCTGAAGGACCGCCTGCTAGCTGCCAAACACGTGCAATCCAGAGCAATCGAGACCAGGCACGCCTCCCTGATGAAACGCTGGCACCAGCTGCTGGATAACTCTGCCGCACGCAAGAAGAAACTGCTGGAGGCTCAGGAGCATTACAGGAAG GTGGAGGACTTGTTCCTGACATTCGCCAAGAAAGCCTCCGCATTTAACAGCTGGTTTGAGAACGCCGAGGAGGATCTGACGGATCCCGTGCGTTGCAACTCCCTGGAGGAAATCAAAGCGCTGCGGGAAGCGCACGACGCCTTCCGCAACTCGCTCAGCTCTGCGCAGACAGACTTCAACCAGCTGGCCGAGCTGGACAGGCAGATCAAGGGTTTCCGGGTGGCGTCCAACCCCTACACGTGGTTCACCATGGAGGCTCTGGAGGAGACTTGGCGCAACCTGCAGAAGATCATAAAG GAACGGGAGCTGGAGCTGCAGAAGGAGCAGCGAAGGCAGGAGGAGAACGATAAACTGCGGCAGGAGTTCGCCCAGCATGCCAATGCTTTCCACCAGTGGATTCAGGAGACCAG GACCTACCTTCTGGACGG CATAGCCTATCGCAGAGTCATACGTGTGTATCAGTATGAAGTTGGGGATGATCTATCTGGAAG